One Epinephelus fuscoguttatus linkage group LG10, E.fuscoguttatus.final_Chr_v1 genomic window carries:
- the prkaa2 gene encoding 5'-AMP-activated protein kinase catalytic subunit alpha-2 isoform X1, whose translation MAERQQQKHEGRVKIGHYILGDTLGVGTFGKVKIGEHQLTGHKVAVKILNRQKIRSLDVVGKIKREIQNLKLFRHPHIIKLYQVISTPTDFFMVMEYVSGGELFDYICKHGRVEDTEARRLFQQIISAVDYCHRHMVVHRDLKPENVLLDASKNAKIADFGLSNMMSDGEFLRTSCGSPNYAAPEVISGRLYAGPEVDIWSCGVILYALLCGTLPFDDEHVPTLFKKIRGGVFYIPEYLTRSVASLLMLMLQVDPLKRATIKDIREHEWFKQDLPGYLFPEDPSYDATVLDEEAVREVCEKFECTESEVVSSLYSGDPQDQLAVAYHLIIDNRRIMTQASEFYLASSPPQGSFIEEGMPLPPGIKPHPERMPPLLADSPKSRCPLDALNTTRPKPLAVKKAKWHLGIRSQSRPYDIMAEVYRAMRQLSFDWKVVNPYHLRVRRKNPVTGNLVKMSLQLYQVDNRSYLLDFKSIDDDIIEAVGFKSGSSTPQRSGSTAGLHRPRLSIDSASPAIDLPQLSSSLPGSLSGSNPLLTPRQGSHTMDFFEMCASLITTLAR comes from the exons TTGGCGAGCATCAGTTGACGGGCCATAAAGTGGCTGTAAAGATCCTAAACAGACAGAAGATCCGCAGTCTCGATGTTGTTGGGAAGATCAAACGAGAGATCCAGAATCTCAAACTGTTCAGACACCCACACATTATCAAGCT gtaCCAGGTGATAAGTACACCAACAGATTTCTTCATGGTCATGGAGTATGTGtctggaggtgagctgtttgacTACATCTGCAAACATGGACGG gtggagGACACTGAAGCCCGCCGCCTTTTCCAGCAGATTATCTCAGCTGTGGACTACTGCCACAGGCACATGGTGGTCCACAGAGACCTCAAACCTGAGAACGTCCTGCTGGATGCCAGCAAGAACGCCAAGATAGCTGACTTTG GTTTGTCAAACATGATGTCAGATGGGGAGTTCCTACGGACAAGCTGTGGCTCGCCCAACTATGCTGCTCCAGAGGTCATCTCAGGAAG ACTCTATGCAGGCCCAGAGGTGGACATCTGGAGCTGCGGCGTGATCCTGTACGCCCTGCTTTGCGGCACTCTGCCCTTTGACGATGAGCACGTCCCCACGCTGTTCAAGAAGATCAGAGGAGGCGTCTTCTACATCCCTGAGTACCTGACTCGCTCTGTGGCCTCGCTGCTCATGCTCATGCTGCAGGTGGATCCTCTGAAGAGAGCCACCATCAAAGACATCAG gGAACATGAGTGGTTTAAGCAGGACCTGCCAGGCTACCTGTTCCCCGAGGACCCCTCGTATGATGCTACAGTCCTGGATGAAGAGGCTGTCAGGGAAGTGTGCGAGAAGTTTGAATGCACTGAGTCTGAGGTTGTGTCCAGCCTTTACAGCGGGGACCCACAG GATCAGCTTGCAGTAGCTTATCACCTCATAATAGACAACCGACGCATCATGACCCAGGCCAGCGAGTTCTACTTGGCCTCCAGTCCTCCCCAGGGCTCCTTCATAGAGGAGGGCATGCCGCTGCCCCCCGGGATCAAACCCCACCCAGAGAGGATGCCTCCGCTGCTGGCTGACAGCCCCAAGTCTCGTTGTCCTCTGGATGCTCTCAACACCACTCGGCCCAAACCGCTAGCAGTGAAGAAGGCCAAGTGGCACCTCGGTATCAGGAGCCAGAGCAGACCCTATGACATCATGGCTGAAGTGTACAGGGCCATGAGACAGCTCAGCTTCGACTGGAAG GTGGTGAACCCGTACCACCTGCGAGTGAGGAGGAAGAATCCAGTGACGGGAAACCTGGTGAAAATGAGCCTGCAGCTGTATCAGGTGGACAACAGATCCTACCTCCTCGACTTCAAGAGCATCGATG ATGACATCATCGAGGCAGTTGGCTTTAAATCGGGCTCGTCCACTCCTCAGAGATCAGGCTCCACAGCCGGACTCCACAGACCCAGACTGAGCATCGACTCAGCGAGCCCCGCGATTGATCTGCCCCAGCTCAGCTCCTCTCTCCCGGGGTCCCTGTCCGGTAGCAACCCTCTACTCACCCCCCGTCAGGGATCACACACCATGGACTTCTTTGAAATGTGTGCCAGCCTCATCACTACGCTGGCACGCTGA
- the prkaa2 gene encoding 5'-AMP-activated protein kinase catalytic subunit alpha-2 isoform X2 → MVMEYVSGGELFDYICKHGRVEDTEARRLFQQIISAVDYCHRHMVVHRDLKPENVLLDASKNAKIADFGLSNMMSDGEFLRTSCGSPNYAAPEVISGRLYAGPEVDIWSCGVILYALLCGTLPFDDEHVPTLFKKIRGGVFYIPEYLTRSVASLLMLMLQVDPLKRATIKDIREHEWFKQDLPGYLFPEDPSYDATVLDEEAVREVCEKFECTESEVVSSLYSGDPQDQLAVAYHLIIDNRRIMTQASEFYLASSPPQGSFIEEGMPLPPGIKPHPERMPPLLADSPKSRCPLDALNTTRPKPLAVKKAKWHLGIRSQSRPYDIMAEVYRAMRQLSFDWKVVNPYHLRVRRKNPVTGNLVKMSLQLYQVDNRSYLLDFKSIDDDIIEAVGFKSGSSTPQRSGSTAGLHRPRLSIDSASPAIDLPQLSSSLPGSLSGSNPLLTPRQGSHTMDFFEMCASLITTLAR, encoded by the exons ATGGTCATGGAGTATGTGtctggaggtgagctgtttgacTACATCTGCAAACATGGACGG gtggagGACACTGAAGCCCGCCGCCTTTTCCAGCAGATTATCTCAGCTGTGGACTACTGCCACAGGCACATGGTGGTCCACAGAGACCTCAAACCTGAGAACGTCCTGCTGGATGCCAGCAAGAACGCCAAGATAGCTGACTTTG GTTTGTCAAACATGATGTCAGATGGGGAGTTCCTACGGACAAGCTGTGGCTCGCCCAACTATGCTGCTCCAGAGGTCATCTCAGGAAG ACTCTATGCAGGCCCAGAGGTGGACATCTGGAGCTGCGGCGTGATCCTGTACGCCCTGCTTTGCGGCACTCTGCCCTTTGACGATGAGCACGTCCCCACGCTGTTCAAGAAGATCAGAGGAGGCGTCTTCTACATCCCTGAGTACCTGACTCGCTCTGTGGCCTCGCTGCTCATGCTCATGCTGCAGGTGGATCCTCTGAAGAGAGCCACCATCAAAGACATCAG gGAACATGAGTGGTTTAAGCAGGACCTGCCAGGCTACCTGTTCCCCGAGGACCCCTCGTATGATGCTACAGTCCTGGATGAAGAGGCTGTCAGGGAAGTGTGCGAGAAGTTTGAATGCACTGAGTCTGAGGTTGTGTCCAGCCTTTACAGCGGGGACCCACAG GATCAGCTTGCAGTAGCTTATCACCTCATAATAGACAACCGACGCATCATGACCCAGGCCAGCGAGTTCTACTTGGCCTCCAGTCCTCCCCAGGGCTCCTTCATAGAGGAGGGCATGCCGCTGCCCCCCGGGATCAAACCCCACCCAGAGAGGATGCCTCCGCTGCTGGCTGACAGCCCCAAGTCTCGTTGTCCTCTGGATGCTCTCAACACCACTCGGCCCAAACCGCTAGCAGTGAAGAAGGCCAAGTGGCACCTCGGTATCAGGAGCCAGAGCAGACCCTATGACATCATGGCTGAAGTGTACAGGGCCATGAGACAGCTCAGCTTCGACTGGAAG GTGGTGAACCCGTACCACCTGCGAGTGAGGAGGAAGAATCCAGTGACGGGAAACCTGGTGAAAATGAGCCTGCAGCTGTATCAGGTGGACAACAGATCCTACCTCCTCGACTTCAAGAGCATCGATG ATGACATCATCGAGGCAGTTGGCTTTAAATCGGGCTCGTCCACTCCTCAGAGATCAGGCTCCACAGCCGGACTCCACAGACCCAGACTGAGCATCGACTCAGCGAGCCCCGCGATTGATCTGCCCCAGCTCAGCTCCTCTCTCCCGGGGTCCCTGTCCGGTAGCAACCCTCTACTCACCCCCCGTCAGGGATCACACACCATGGACTTCTTTGAAATGTGTGCCAGCCTCATCACTACGCTGGCACGCTGA